From the Acidilutibacter cellobiosedens genome, one window contains:
- the argS gene encoding arginine--tRNA ligase, with the protein MKDLKEEVVGLIEKEIDDILAKEEIEKLVEIPPDSEMGDYAFPCFRLSKALKKSPNLISQELAEKIEKNSYIEKVESLGPYLNFFIDKEKLTEIVLNEVKEKKERYGSSDMGKGKTVIVEYSSPNIAKPFHIGHIRTTIIGHALYDIYKYLGYNAVAINHLGDYGTQFGKLIVAYKKWGDRKIVEKDPINELLKLYVKFHKEMENDSTLEEQARHWFKKLEDGDSEALELWQWMRDMSLKEFNRVYDILGIKFDSFTGESFYSDKMPKVVDDMRKKGILKKSQGAEIVDLEPYGMPPALITKSDGSTLYITRDIAAAIYRKEHYNFYKNVYVVGSEQILHFKQWKKIVELIGYPWAKDCIHVNFGMVRLEEGTMSTRKGRVVFLEDVLKKAVEKTLAIIEERNPNLENKDEVAKQVGIGAIVFQELFNNRIKDYTFTWEKTLSFDGETGPYVQYTYARANRLLEKGNFSPDNEIDYSILSAPEEINIIKMIYNFPKEIVTAMEKNEPSFVARSIMGIAKAFNSFYNSCPIMQEEDNLKNARLQLVWATKSVIKAGLSLLGMETPDKM; encoded by the coding sequence ATGAAGGATTTAAAAGAAGAAGTTGTTGGATTGATTGAAAAAGAAATTGATGATATCTTAGCAAAAGAAGAAATTGAAAAATTAGTTGAAATTCCGCCAGATAGCGAAATGGGGGATTATGCATTTCCCTGCTTCAGGTTATCTAAAGCTTTAAAGAAATCACCAAATTTGATTTCTCAGGAATTAGCAGAAAAAATAGAGAAAAACAGTTATATTGAAAAGGTTGAAAGTTTGGGGCCATACTTAAATTTCTTTATTGATAAGGAAAAATTAACTGAAATAGTACTCAATGAAGTAAAGGAGAAAAAAGAGAGATATGGTTCTTCGGATATGGGGAAAGGTAAAACCGTAATTGTAGAATATTCTTCTCCTAATATTGCTAAACCGTTTCATATAGGTCATATAAGGACTACTATCATAGGTCATGCATTATATGATATATATAAATATTTAGGTTATAATGCGGTAGCTATAAATCATCTCGGAGACTATGGCACTCAATTTGGTAAATTGATTGTGGCTTATAAAAAATGGGGAGACAGAAAAATTGTTGAAAAGGATCCTATAAACGAATTGCTAAAGCTGTATGTTAAATTTCATAAGGAGATGGAGAATGATTCCACTTTAGAGGAGCAGGCAAGGCATTGGTTTAAAAAATTGGAGGACGGAGACTCGGAAGCTTTAGAGCTATGGCAATGGATGAGGGATATGAGTCTTAAGGAATTTAACAGAGTTTATGATATATTGGGGATTAAATTTGATTCCTTTACGGGTGAGAGTTTTTATTCGGATAAGATGCCTAAAGTAGTAGATGATATGAGGAAGAAAGGCATATTAAAGAAATCCCAGGGAGCGGAAATAGTAGATTTGGAACCTTACGGCATGCCTCCGGCCCTCATAACAAAGAGCGACGGATCTACCCTTTATATAACAAGGGATATAGCCGCAGCAATATACAGGAAAGAGCATTACAATTTCTATAAGAATGTATATGTAGTGGGATCAGAGCAGATACTTCATTTTAAACAGTGGAAAAAAATCGTAGAACTTATTGGATATCCTTGGGCGAAGGATTGTATCCATGTTAATTTCGGAATGGTGAGATTGGAAGAAGGAACCATGTCCACTCGTAAGGGAAGAGTTGTTTTTTTGGAGGATGTGCTTAAAAAGGCTGTAGAAAAAACCTTGGCTATAATAGAAGAAAGAAATCCAAACTTAGAGAACAAGGATGAAGTTGCCAAACAAGTCGGAATAGGAGCAATAGTATTTCAGGAATTATTTAATAACAGGATTAAAGATTATACATTTACATGGGAAAAGACATTAAGCTTTGACGGGGAAACAGGTCCTTATGTTCAATATACCTATGCAAGGGCGAACAGGCTGCTGGAAAAAGGAAATTTTTCGCCGGATAATGAAATAGATTATTCTATTTTATCAGCGCCGGAAGAAATTAACATTATAAAGATGATTTATAATTTTCCAAAGGAAATAGTCACGGCAATGGAGAAAAATGAACCTTCTTTTGTTGCAAGAAGCATAATGGGAATAGCAAAAGCCTTCAACAGCTTTTATAACAGTTGTCCCATAATGCAGGAAGAAGATAATTTGAAAAATGCAAGGCTTCAGTTGGTATGGGCAACGAAATCAG